A region of Kiritimatiellia bacterium DNA encodes the following proteins:
- a CDS encoding glycosyl hydrolase 53 family protein, producing MKPRATVRHAILLLLALETAAPAKPPLQIGVDANYALDMERGGAAWSWDGAKTDLFRGIAARGASGFRVRLWMKDDGPHGKIYATEVVRRALDAGLDPYLVIFLSEDWSDMMKQPLPSAWKDLSFDERAGAVQAYSRGIVAHFRAQGLQSHLYEIGNEIDYGICGEYPGQGTKKTPAALSRSLWPRSARLILAAEAGVREADPDARFMLHIAHWWDAEFCVAFFRFMLDQGVQIDFAGLSYFPSANIGGSLEMSEFGETVARLSEAVGRPVIVAETAYPSTRDFKGQFSRWKYETPGYPLSPEGQRRWLADFLAFCNRHPAIRAVYYWSPEWCGEGMWKAFALFDPAGEAKPAWTSFPRAAWEERSLNEPVYLEACSNELFVVPVREAKEAMVPLVRRLRGQTGGVSVEHIALLTNTVLNVGAYRVDLKASLQNNMHLSRRTESAGLPLDPGALETLAGGLDPKTQKVIVFLRGHSTPGAEAVIAFLEARGFEVCRHPKEDGAPLKFGMGGKFDP from the coding sequence ATGAAACCGAGGGCGACTGTCCGGCATGCGATTCTCCTCCTGCTCGCGCTCGAAACCGCCGCACCCGCGAAGCCGCCCCTTCAGATCGGCGTCGACGCCAACTACGCCCTCGACATGGAGCGCGGCGGCGCGGCGTGGTCGTGGGACGGCGCGAAGACCGACCTGTTCCGCGGCATCGCCGCGCGGGGCGCGAGCGGGTTCCGGGTGCGGCTGTGGATGAAGGACGACGGGCCGCACGGCAAGATCTATGCCACGGAAGTCGTGCGGCGCGCGCTGGACGCCGGGCTGGACCCCTACCTCGTGATCTTCTTGAGCGAGGACTGGTCCGACATGATGAAGCAGCCGCTGCCGTCGGCCTGGAAGGACCTGTCGTTCGACGAGCGCGCCGGGGCCGTCCAAGCCTACTCCCGCGGCATCGTCGCGCACTTCCGGGCGCAGGGCCTGCAAAGCCACCTGTACGAAATCGGCAACGAGATCGACTACGGTATCTGCGGCGAATACCCGGGCCAGGGCACGAAGAAGACCCCGGCCGCGTTGAGCCGCTCGCTCTGGCCGCGGTCGGCCCGGCTCATCCTCGCCGCCGAGGCCGGCGTCCGGGAGGCGGATCCCGACGCGCGGTTCATGCTCCACATCGCGCACTGGTGGGACGCGGAGTTCTGCGTCGCCTTCTTCCGGTTCATGCTCGACCAGGGCGTTCAAATCGATTTCGCGGGCCTGTCGTATTTCCCGTCCGCCAACATCGGCGGCTCGCTGGAAATGAGCGAGTTCGGCGAGACGGTCGCGCGGCTCTCGGAGGCCGTCGGGCGCCCGGTGATCGTCGCCGAAACGGCCTACCCGAGCACCCGCGATTTCAAGGGGCAGTTCTCCCGCTGGAAGTACGAGACCCCGGGCTACCCCTTGAGTCCCGAGGGCCAGCGCCGCTGGCTCGCGGACTTCCTCGCCTTCTGTAACCGCCACCCGGCGATTCGCGCGGTCTACTACTGGAGCCCCGAGTGGTGCGGCGAGGGCATGTGGAAAGCCTTCGCCCTGTTCGACCCGGCCGGCGAAGCGAAGCCCGCCTGGACCTCCTTCCCGCGGGCCGCGTGGGAAGAGCGGAGCCTGAACGAGCCGGTCTACCTCGAGGCCTGTTCCAACGAGCTGTTCGTCGTGCCCGTCCGCGAGGCGAAAGAGGCGATGGTTCCGCTGGTCCGGCGGCTGCGCGGGCAGACGGGCGGCGTGTCCGTAGAGCATATCGCGTTGCTGACCAATACGGTCTTGAACGTCGGGGCGTACCGCGTGGACCTCAAGGCGTCGCTCCAGAACAACATGCACCTGTCGCGCCGCACGGAAAGCGCGGGCCTGCCGCTCGATCCGGGCGCGCTGGAGACGCTGGCCGGCGGCCTGGACCCAAAGACGCAGAAGGTGATCGTTTTCCTGCGCGGCCACTCGACCCCCGGCGCGGAAGCAGTGATCGCGTTCCTCGAGGCGCGCGGATTCGAGGTCTGCCGCCATCCGAAGGAGGACGGGGCCCCTCTGAAGTTCGGGATGGGCGGGAAATTCGATCCGTAG